A window of Mytilus edulis chromosome 10, xbMytEdul2.2, whole genome shotgun sequence contains these coding sequences:
- the LOC139490553 gene encoding mitochondrial import inner membrane translocase subunit Tim13-like isoform X2, with protein MRDNPINEGQHHHSVTLKKKISEKCFKKCITKPGTTLDSSEQRCVAMCMDRYMDSWNLVSRTFSNRLQKEAGRLS; from the exons ATGAGGGATAACCCTATAAATGAGGGTCAACATCACCATTCTGTAACCCTGAAGAAG AAAATATCAGAGAAATGTTTTAAGAAGTGTATAACAAAACCTGGAACAACTTTAGACAGTTCAGAACAA AGATGTGTAGCTATGTGTATGGACAGATATATGGACTCTTGGAATTTAGTATCAAGGACATTTAGTAATAGATTACAAAAAGAAGCTGGCAGATTATCTTGA
- the LOC139490553 gene encoding mitochondrial import inner membrane translocase subunit Tim13-like isoform X1, with protein MDFSKLDPSKKDEVMDQVKQQLALANAQELLQKISEKCFKKCITKPGTTLDSSEQRCVAMCMDRYMDSWNLVSRTFSNRLQKEAGRLS; from the exons ATGGATTTTTCAAAGTTAGACCCTTCAAAAAAAGATGAAGTTATGGACCAAGTAAAACAACAGCTAGCTTTGGCTAATGCTCAAGAGTTATTGCAG AAAATATCAGAGAAATGTTTTAAGAAGTGTATAACAAAACCTGGAACAACTTTAGACAGTTCAGAACAA AGATGTGTAGCTATGTGTATGGACAGATATATGGACTCTTGGAATTTAGTATCAAGGACATTTAGTAATAGATTACAAAAAGAAGCTGGCAGATTATCTTGA